The Calditrichota bacterium genome has a segment encoding these proteins:
- a CDS encoding methyltransferase produces the protein MTSRERVLKTLQHEEPDRVPIDLGGMRSTGIMAIAYNRLKKYLGISGGTTRVYDIGQQLAEPEPWLLERFQIDVVDLTHTFGQDPENWKDWPLPDGSLGQILKSSYPVRRNGGWVLTDGIRETARMPEGALYFDQCYWPLAEAASSKDIETYNWPYVTDEELKSLEQKAKTLYEETDFAIMGSFGGSILEWGQGLRGWENFMVDLAMNEPFVQDLMDKMVEVHLKNLEGFLQAVGDHIQIIEMGDDLGTQNAPQMSPDMYRELIKPRHKTIYQYAKQHSGLHLFLHSCGSVYDLIPDLIDAGVDILNPVQTSAAKMDPKTLKDEFGDRLTFWGGGVDTQSVLPRGTPEGVAAHVRERIEIFAPGGGFVFCAVHNIQANVPPENIVAAYDAAIRYGTYGGEVS, from the coding sequence ATGACATCCCGAGAGCGGGTTTTAAAAACCCTTCAACACGAAGAACCGGATCGGGTTCCTATTGACCTGGGAGGAATGCGCTCCACCGGTATTATGGCCATTGCGTACAACCGTCTCAAAAAATACCTTGGCATTTCCGGCGGCACCACCCGCGTGTACGATATCGGCCAGCAATTGGCCGAGCCCGAACCCTGGCTGCTGGAGCGATTTCAAATTGATGTGGTGGATTTGACCCACACGTTCGGGCAAGATCCCGAAAACTGGAAAGACTGGCCTCTGCCCGACGGATCGCTGGGACAAATCTTGAAATCATCCTACCCGGTTCGAAGGAACGGGGGGTGGGTTCTTACGGACGGCATCCGCGAGACAGCCCGAATGCCGGAAGGCGCCCTCTACTTCGACCAGTGCTACTGGCCCCTGGCGGAAGCCGCTTCCTCAAAAGACATTGAAACTTACAATTGGCCGTATGTAACTGACGAGGAACTGAAATCCCTTGAACAAAAAGCCAAAACCCTGTACGAAGAAACGGATTTTGCCATTATGGGCAGTTTCGGGGGAAGCATTCTGGAATGGGGGCAGGGATTGCGCGGCTGGGAAAATTTCATGGTTGATCTGGCTATGAACGAACCCTTTGTTCAGGATCTAATGGACAAAATGGTGGAGGTTCATCTGAAAAATCTGGAGGGTTTTCTTCAGGCCGTGGGCGATCACATTCAAATCATCGAAATGGGTGACGATCTTGGCACACAGAATGCCCCCCAGATGTCACCGGACATGTACCGGGAACTCATCAAGCCCCGCCACAAGACCATTTACCAGTACGCCAAGCAACACTCCGGCTTGCACCTGTTTTTGCACAGCTGCGGGTCCGTGTACGATCTCATCCCCGACTTAATCGATGCCGGCGTGGACATTTTGAATCCGGTGCAAACCTCTGCTGCCAAAATGGACCCGAAAACGCTCAAAGATGAATTTGGTGACCGGCTCACCTTTTGGGGCGGGGGTGTGGACACTCAGTCTGTCCTTCCCCGGGGCACCCCCGAAGGCGTAGCCGCTCATGTAAGGGAGAGAATTGAAATTTTTGCGCCGGGCGGGGGATTTGTATTTTGTGCCGTGCACAACATCCAGGCAAATGTGCCGCCGGAAAATATTGTCGCAGCCTACGACGCGGCCATTCGGTATGGAACGTACGGAGGGGAAGTTTCGTAA
- a CDS encoding Uma2 family endonuclease: MQERFTYDDYKNLPNDGKRYEIIEGELLMAPSPKTSHQKLVGNLFIQLAHFIKEHSLGQIFTAPLDVILSAINIVQPDILFISRDRESIITEDNIQGAPDLIIEVVSPFSAKLDRTIKKKLYYAYSVKEYWIADPEEETIDVFVWTIDGYELRGTFSKSDHLRSSLLKTLDLNLEAVF, translated from the coding sequence CTGCAAGAGCGTTTTACCTACGACGACTACAAAAATCTTCCCAACGACGGAAAACGATATGAAATCATTGAAGGGGAACTTCTCATGGCACCTTCACCTAAAACCAGTCACCAGAAATTGGTTGGCAATTTGTTTATTCAATTGGCTCATTTTATTAAAGAACATTCTCTTGGACAAATCTTCACGGCTCCACTGGATGTCATTTTATCCGCGATTAACATTGTTCAGCCCGATATTCTTTTCATCTCCAGAGACCGGGAATCCATTATTACCGAGGATAACATTCAGGGGGCTCCTGATCTGATCATCGAAGTGGTTTCTCCCTTTTCTGCAAAATTGGACCGCACGATCAAGAAAAAGCTTTATTATGCCTACAGTGTGAAGGAATATTGGATTGCAGATCCCGAGGAAGAAACGATTGACGTATTTGTCTGGACAATCGACGGCTACGAGCTGCGCGGAACCTTTTCAAAATCCGACCACCTGCGGTCTTCCCTGTTAAAAACCCTTGATCTCAATCTGGAAGCGGTCTTTTGA